The nucleotide sequence GCTGATCGAGTTTTTCGGCAGCAGCAGGTCTTCAAGCTGTATGTCGCGAGGCATTCGATATATCATGGCGATCTCGCCCTTGGCACGCTTCAGCAGCTCACAGTTAAATTCCTTGCGCTCACCCGCAAGCGTGGTCTTTATTTCTACGATACGGGCGCCGGGCAAAGTCAAATTTCAAACAGGATCGGTTTGGCGCCTTTCCACAGCGTGGCGATGCCAATCTCGCGCAGCTTGTCCAGATCGGAAGTGATCGTGGCGAAATGGTTGCCGGCGAGCGTGCCTGCCTTCGATGCGAACTGAACGCTGCCGTAGGCAATCAGGATTTC is from Gammaproteobacteria bacterium and encodes:
- a CDS encoding DUF3830 family protein, giving the protein EILIAYGSVQFASKAGTLAGNHFATITSDLDKLREIGIATLWKGAKPILFEI